A genomic window from Caballeronia sp. SBC1 includes:
- the nadC gene encoding carboxylating nicotinate-nucleotide diphosphorylase: MVAKAATVASQLVSPLLEEIRALYGDAFDQALQRNVTDALAEDIGDGDRTGLLVPAGVRRTARITVREEAVLCGVPWFEAVMRQVDESIRVEWLYREGARMIANTPVVILHGPARALLTAERNGLNFLQMLSGVATATRRFVDAIEGTRARILDTRKTLPGLRLAQKYAVRVGGGANQRLALYDGILIKENHIAAAGGVGAAMDAALALNVGVPIQIEVETLEQLETALAHRAESILLDNFTFDAMRDAVRLTGGRAGLEVSGGVNFDTVRTIAETGVDRISIGALTKDVRATDYSMRLE, translated from the coding sequence ATGGTGGCGAAGGCGGCGACGGTGGCGAGTCAGTTGGTTTCTCCCTTGCTTGAAGAAATCCGGGCGTTGTACGGCGACGCGTTCGATCAGGCCCTTCAGCGCAATGTTACCGATGCGCTGGCGGAAGACATCGGCGATGGCGACCGGACCGGGCTTCTCGTGCCCGCCGGCGTGCGGCGTACCGCGCGCATTACGGTTCGGGAAGAGGCGGTGTTGTGCGGTGTTCCATGGTTCGAGGCGGTGATGCGCCAAGTGGATGAATCGATTCGCGTGGAGTGGCTGTATCGCGAAGGGGCGCGGATGATCGCGAATACGCCCGTGGTTATCCTGCATGGGCCGGCGCGCGCGCTGTTGACCGCGGAGCGCAACGGACTGAATTTTCTGCAGATGTTGTCGGGAGTGGCGACCGCGACGCGCCGTTTTGTGGATGCGATTGAAGGGACGCGGGCACGGATTCTCGACACGCGCAAGACCTTGCCCGGTTTGCGCCTGGCGCAGAAGTACGCGGTGCGGGTGGGCGGCGGCGCGAATCAGCGGCTGGCGCTTTACGACGGCATTTTGATCAAGGAAAACCACATTGCCGCCGCGGGCGGCGTGGGTGCGGCCATGGATGCGGCGCTCGCGCTGAATGTCGGGGTGCCGATCCAGATTGAAGTGGAGACGCTCGAACAGCTTGAAACGGCGCTGGCGCATCGGGCAGAGTCGATCCTGCTCGATAATTTCACCTTCGATGCCATGCGCGATGCCGTGCGGCTGACTGGCGGTCGAGCAGGGCTCGAAGTGTCAGGCGGCGTGAACTTCGACACCGTGAGGACGATTGCCGAGACAGGCGTGGACCGGATTTCCATCGGCGCACTGACGAAAGATGTACGAGCCACAGATTATTCGATGCGGCTTGAATAA
- a CDS encoding transporter substrate-binding domain-containing protein, giving the protein MTGKTKLLARLAASVAVGVIALGAASAQAKDWKSVTIATEGAYEPWNLTLPGGKLGGFEPELIENVCARIKIQCNLVTQDWDGMIAGLQAGKFDVLMDAISVTPEREKIIAFSTPYASTPAAFVSADQSPSALAKQPGAGQTVKLTGDPAHDKATVDALRVALKGKTIGIQSGTVYTKFIDTNFKDVATIREYKTAPEHDLDLVAGRIDVAFDDSTYWASAFTKPENKGLAFTGPKIAGTVWGPGEALAFRQSDKDLKAKFDQGIQAALADGTVKRLSLKWLKVDATP; this is encoded by the coding sequence ATGACAGGCAAAACGAAATTGCTCGCCCGGCTGGCTGCATCGGTGGCCGTTGGTGTAATCGCTCTCGGCGCTGCCAGCGCCCAGGCAAAAGACTGGAAATCCGTCACGATCGCCACTGAGGGCGCGTACGAACCGTGGAACCTGACGCTTCCCGGCGGCAAGCTCGGCGGCTTCGAGCCGGAGCTGATCGAGAACGTCTGCGCCCGCATCAAGATCCAGTGCAACCTGGTCACGCAAGACTGGGACGGCATGATCGCCGGCCTGCAAGCGGGCAAGTTCGACGTGCTCATGGACGCCATCTCGGTCACGCCGGAACGCGAAAAAATCATCGCTTTCTCGACGCCGTACGCATCGACGCCCGCCGCTTTCGTGTCCGCCGATCAAAGCCCGTCCGCGCTCGCGAAGCAGCCCGGCGCAGGCCAGACCGTCAAGTTGACCGGTGACCCCGCCCACGACAAAGCCACCGTCGATGCACTGCGCGTCGCGCTGAAGGGCAAGACCATCGGCATTCAGTCGGGCACGGTCTACACCAAGTTCATCGATACGAACTTCAAGGACGTCGCGACCATTCGCGAATACAAGACCGCGCCGGAGCATGACCTCGATCTGGTCGCAGGCCGCATTGACGTCGCTTTCGACGACAGCACCTACTGGGCTTCCGCCTTTACCAAGCCGGAAAACAAGGGTCTCGCGTTCACCGGCCCGAAGATCGCCGGAACGGTCTGGGGTCCGGGCGAAGCGCTGGCATTCCGTCAGTCCGACAAGGACCTGAAGGCGAAATTCGACCAGGGCATCCAGGCGGCACTCGCCGACGGCACGGTCAAGCGCCTTTCACTGAAGTGGCTGAAGGTCGACGCAACGCCTTGA
- a CDS encoding ABC transporter permease — protein sequence MSLIQLLGFGEQGWGRTLLLALLMTVVLTIAALAVGAVFGAMVAAAKLSRSRTLRILGDAYTTLFRGIPELLIIYLFYFGGSSVMTAVGHFFGADGFIGVPPFMVGALAIGLISGSYQAEVYRSAVLAVSRGEIEAARAIGMSTATLWRRVLIPQVIRFALPGIGNVWQLSLKDSALIAVTGLAELMRTSQIAAGSTHQYFTFYMVGGALYLVLTSLSNRVFDRAEARIGRSFRGTLARH from the coding sequence ATGAGTCTGATTCAACTACTCGGCTTCGGCGAGCAAGGGTGGGGCAGAACCTTGCTGCTCGCGCTGCTCATGACCGTGGTGCTGACGATCGCCGCGCTCGCCGTAGGCGCAGTTTTCGGTGCAATGGTTGCGGCCGCGAAACTGTCGCGCAGCCGCACGCTAAGAATTCTCGGCGATGCCTACACCACGCTCTTTCGCGGCATCCCCGAGCTGCTGATCATCTATCTCTTCTACTTCGGCGGCTCCTCGGTGATGACCGCTGTTGGCCACTTTTTTGGTGCCGATGGCTTCATCGGCGTACCGCCTTTTATGGTTGGCGCACTCGCCATCGGCCTGATTTCCGGATCGTATCAAGCTGAGGTGTATCGCTCGGCCGTGCTGGCGGTGTCGCGTGGCGAGATCGAGGCGGCGCGGGCCATCGGCATGTCGACGGCAACGTTATGGCGGCGCGTGCTGATTCCGCAAGTCATACGTTTTGCGTTGCCGGGCATCGGCAACGTCTGGCAATTGAGCCTCAAGGACTCAGCGTTGATCGCAGTGACGGGACTCGCCGAACTGATGCGTACGAGCCAGATCGCAGCCGGATCGACTCATCAATACTTCACGTTTTATATGGTTGGCGGGGCACTGTACCTGGTCCTGACGAGCCTGTCGAACCGCGTCTTCGACCGCGCCGAAGCGCGTATCGGCCGATCATTTCGCGGCACGCTCGCGCGCCACTGA
- a CDS encoding ABC transporter permease: protein MNIDFEFLGDTLSKLLAAVPTTLGLFFASLIVGGMLSLVIVAMRVSPNWALNRFARGYILVFRGSPLLIQMFLVYYGLGQFPAVRESFLWPLLRVPYVCAIVSLALCTAGYTAEIIRGGLQSVPHGQIEAALAVGMSRWTVLRRIIAPITLRYALPAYSTEAVLLVKSTALASLVTVWDVTGVAQQIIQRTYRTMEVFICAAAIYLVLNFIIVRALGMLEKKLSPHLRDRNATAPKKRSQPTLKVATVPDGQHIDS, encoded by the coding sequence ATGAACATCGATTTCGAATTTCTCGGCGATACGTTGTCGAAACTGTTAGCCGCTGTCCCCACCACGCTCGGATTGTTCTTCGCCTCGCTGATCGTGGGCGGGATGCTTTCTCTTGTGATTGTCGCGATGCGGGTGAGCCCGAACTGGGCGCTCAACCGTTTTGCACGTGGATACATTCTGGTGTTCCGCGGCTCGCCGCTGCTGATCCAGATGTTCCTTGTCTATTACGGCCTCGGTCAGTTCCCGGCTGTGCGCGAGAGCTTCCTCTGGCCGCTGCTGCGCGTGCCGTATGTGTGCGCGATCGTCTCGCTCGCGTTGTGCACGGCCGGATATACCGCCGAGATCATTCGCGGCGGTCTGCAGTCGGTGCCGCACGGGCAGATTGAAGCGGCGCTCGCGGTTGGCATGTCGCGCTGGACCGTGTTGCGCCGGATCATTGCGCCGATCACGCTGCGTTACGCGTTGCCGGCGTACTCGACCGAAGCCGTGCTGCTCGTCAAGTCGACGGCGCTGGCCAGTCTTGTCACGGTATGGGATGTGACTGGTGTCGCGCAGCAGATCATTCAGCGGACCTACCGGACGATGGAAGTTTTCATCTGCGCGGCTGCTATCTACCTCGTGCTGAATTTCATCATCGTGCGCGCGCTGGGCATGCTCGAAAAGAAGCTCTCGCCGCACCTGCGCGATCGCAACGCTACCGCGCCGAAGAAGCGTTCGCAGCCCACGCTCAAAGTGGCGACCGTCCCCGACGGCCAGCACATCGATTCCTGA